The Oncorhynchus nerka isolate Pitt River linkage group LG24, Oner_Uvic_2.0, whole genome shotgun sequence genome has a window encoding:
- the LOC115108671 gene encoding thrombopoietin receptor-like isoform X2, whose product MGHTCHLSVDVMDLHLTPRVVCVWLWIIAGWVNVLGHGIIDEAVPHLSKKDVLLLAGDADPKCFTRTQYDFTCFWETPGNTAYDFFYRNDNEEKEKRCKLTLQRTEKGEEEEEEGKVLHICFFPCSDVFLFTLTHIRVVESSSNYTLFTRTISVEDQGLLEPPVNVSLHQTGQAGQLQVSWHAPRDWENNVHYGMHYSSQGLGERTELIKYTRSPIHSLVSLLPGEVVSVQLRVKPNGYSETETSGHWSDWSVPITAMVPQSAADISLLCHTSDLQNITCQWNGQSYRDATYTLNYKLGPSKREGWRKCLQNENTSYHCRFHGAESSEILVKLSTGPGSLKRTFYTEPFRLNNSIQTGPPGRLRGKWEGGRLRLRWGTPLLALSLHLMYQLRYQPQGEAIWKVQSLPTEPTCSVLVTLQVSENSICLDVQTGSQYFIQVRARPNGSVYAGYWSDWSPPLTVDTPSDIGALFIICIPLMMLILSVVFLSMISRYLSKLKRYLWPPIPKLDKVLHGFLTDINGQTWDPPFIIKQYSEETPASVVEIMSEMEAPDGGKLPRESSLLLSPERGSAGGEEERLPTLALELSQDYVTLATDDVIPCLRGNKHVYDGEVGAESRGLGEDEVLQMRCHCSSNFPSSSSTTDILNRSYMLLAEQPIERLDCQDSSRACKLYANLKGTNSANANT is encoded by the exons ATGGGACACACCTGCCACCTGTCTGTGGATGTCATGGATCTCCATCTCACCCCGAGGGTAGTCTGTGTCTGGCTCTGGATCATAGCAGGCTGGGTGAACGTACTGGGGCATGGGATTATAGATGAGGCTGTCCCTCACCTGTCAAAGAAAG ATGTGTTGTTGTTGGCTGGTGATGCAGATCCAAAGTGTTTTACCAGGACACAGTATGACTTCACCTGTTTCTGGGAGACACCAGGCAACACGGCTTATGACTTCTTCTACAGGAATGATAA TGAGGAAAAGGAGAAGCGGTGTAAACTGACTCTCCAGAGgacagagaagggggaggaagaggaggaggaggggaaggttcTCCACATCTGCTTCTTCCCTTGCTCTGACGTCTTCCTGTTCACGCTCACACACATCAGAGTGGTGGAGAGCAGCTCCAACTACACACTTTTCACACGCACCATCAGCGTTGAGgaccagg gacTCCTGGAACCCCCTGTGAATGTATCCCTTCACCAAACAGGGCAAGCTGGGCAGTTGCAGGTGTCTTGGCATGCACCAAGAGATTGGGAGAACAATGTGCATTATGGGATGCATTACTCCTCCCAGGGACTAGGggagaggacagaactg ataAAGTACACGAGGTCCCCCATTCACAGCCTGGTTTCTCTGCTGCCAGGAGAGGTGGTCAGCGTCCAGCTGAGGGTCAAACCCAATGGCTACAgtgagacagagaccagcggtcaCTGGAGCGACTGGTCGGTCCCCATCACTGCCATGGTACCTCAGAGCGCAG CTGATATCTCATTGTTGTGTCATACCTCTGACCTGCAAAACATCACCTGCcaatggaatgggcagtcctatAGAgatgctacctacaccttaaaCTACAAGCTGGGACCCAG TAAAAGGGAGGGTTGGAGAAAGTGTCTGCAGAATGAGAACACCTCCTACCACTGCCGTTTCCATGGAGCGGAGTCCAGCGAGATACTGGTTAAACTCAGTACTGGTCCTGGTTCTCTCAAACGGACCTTCTACACTGAACCCTTCAGACTCAACAACAGCA TTCAAACAGGCCCTCCAGGGAGGCTGAGGGGGAAGTGGGAGGGGGGCAGGCTGCGTCTGAGATGGGGCACACCCCTACtggctctgtctctccacctgatGTACCAGCTCCGCTACCAGCCTCAAGGGGAGGCCATCTGGAAGGTACAGAGCCTACCTACAGAGCCCACCTGTTCTGTG CTGGTGACCCTGCAGGTTTCTGAGAACAGTATTTGTCTGGACGTTCAGACTGGCAGTCAGTACTTTATCCAGGTCAGAGCCAGGCCCAACGGGTCAGTCTACGCTGGCTACTGGAGCGACTGGTCACCCCCACTTACTGTGGACACACCTTCAGATATAG GGGCCCTCTTCATCATCTGCATTCCTCTCATGATGCTCATCCTATCAGTTGTGTTCCTCTCAATGATCTCCAGGTATCTCAG TAAGCTCAAACGGTATCTGTGGCCACCAATCCCAAAACTTGACAAAGTACTGCACGGCTTCCTGACAGACATCAACGGCCAGACTTGG GACCCTCCCTTCATCATCAAGCAATATTCTGAGGAGACCCCAGCCTCTGTGGTGGAGATTATGTCTGAGATGGAGGCTCCAGATGGAGGGAAGCTTCCCAGGGAGTCCTCCTTACTACTCTCCCCAGAACGAGGCTCCGCTGGCGGGGAGGAGGAAAGGCTCCCCACCCTGGCCCTGGAGCTCAGCCAAGACTACGTGACCCTGGCCACAGATGACGTCATCCCCTGTCTCCGAGGGAACAAGCATGTGTATGATGGGGAGGTGGGGGCAGAGTCTCGAGGCCTGGGGGAAGATGAGGTTCTCCAGATGAGGTGTCACTGCTCCTCCAACTTCCCATCATCCTCCAGTACCACGGACATCCTCAACCGCTCCTACATGCTGCTGGCCGAACAGCCTATAGAGAGACTGGACTGTCAGGACAGCAGCAGGGCCTGCAAGCTCTATGCCAACCTGAAGGGAACAAACTCAGCTAATGCAAACACCTGA
- the LOC115108671 gene encoding thrombopoietin receptor-like isoform X5 translates to MGHTCHLSVDVMDLHLTPRVVCVWLWIIAGWVNVLGHGIIDEAVPHLSKKDVLLLAGDADPKCFTRTQYDFTCFWETPGNTAYDFFYRNDNEEKEKRCKLTLQRTEKGEEEEEEGKVLHICFFPCSDVFLFTLTHIRVVESSSNYTLFTRTISVEDQGLLEPPVNVSLHQTGQAGQLQVSWHAPRDWENNVHYGMHYSSQGLGERTELIKYTRSPIHSLVSLLPGEVVSVQLRVKPNGYSETETSGHWSDWSVPITAMVPQSAVQTGPPGRLRGKWEGGRLRLRWGTPLLALSLHLMYQLRYQPQGEAIWKVQSLPTEPTCSVLVTLQVSENSICLDVQTGSQYFIQVRARPNGSVYAGYWSDWSPPLTVDTPSDIAGALFIICIPLMMLILSVVFLSMISRYLSKLKRYLWPPIPKLDKVLHGFLTDINGQTWDPPFIIKQYSEETPASVVEIMSEMEAPDGGKLPRESSLLLSPERGSAGGEEERLPTLALELSQDYVTLATDDVIPCLRGNKHVYDGEVGAESRGLGEDEVLQMRCHCSSNFPSSSSTTDILNRSYMLLAEQPIERLDCQDSSRACKLYANLKGTNSANANT, encoded by the exons ATGGGACACACCTGCCACCTGTCTGTGGATGTCATGGATCTCCATCTCACCCCGAGGGTAGTCTGTGTCTGGCTCTGGATCATAGCAGGCTGGGTGAACGTACTGGGGCATGGGATTATAGATGAGGCTGTCCCTCACCTGTCAAAGAAAG ATGTGTTGTTGTTGGCTGGTGATGCAGATCCAAAGTGTTTTACCAGGACACAGTATGACTTCACCTGTTTCTGGGAGACACCAGGCAACACGGCTTATGACTTCTTCTACAGGAATGATAA TGAGGAAAAGGAGAAGCGGTGTAAACTGACTCTCCAGAGgacagagaagggggaggaagaggaggaggaggggaaggttcTCCACATCTGCTTCTTCCCTTGCTCTGACGTCTTCCTGTTCACGCTCACACACATCAGAGTGGTGGAGAGCAGCTCCAACTACACACTTTTCACACGCACCATCAGCGTTGAGgaccagg gacTCCTGGAACCCCCTGTGAATGTATCCCTTCACCAAACAGGGCAAGCTGGGCAGTTGCAGGTGTCTTGGCATGCACCAAGAGATTGGGAGAACAATGTGCATTATGGGATGCATTACTCCTCCCAGGGACTAGGggagaggacagaactg ataAAGTACACGAGGTCCCCCATTCACAGCCTGGTTTCTCTGCTGCCAGGAGAGGTGGTCAGCGTCCAGCTGAGGGTCAAACCCAATGGCTACAgtgagacagagaccagcggtcaCTGGAGCGACTGGTCGGTCCCCATCACTGCCATGGTACCTCAGAGCGCAG TTCAAACAGGCCCTCCAGGGAGGCTGAGGGGGAAGTGGGAGGGGGGCAGGCTGCGTCTGAGATGGGGCACACCCCTACtggctctgtctctccacctgatGTACCAGCTCCGCTACCAGCCTCAAGGGGAGGCCATCTGGAAGGTACAGAGCCTACCTACAGAGCCCACCTGTTCTGTG CTGGTGACCCTGCAGGTTTCTGAGAACAGTATTTGTCTGGACGTTCAGACTGGCAGTCAGTACTTTATCCAGGTCAGAGCCAGGCCCAACGGGTCAGTCTACGCTGGCTACTGGAGCGACTGGTCACCCCCACTTACTGTGGACACACCTTCAGATATAG CAGGGGCCCTCTTCATCATCTGCATTCCTCTCATGATGCTCATCCTATCAGTTGTGTTCCTCTCAATGATCTCCAGGTATCTCAG TAAGCTCAAACGGTATCTGTGGCCACCAATCCCAAAACTTGACAAAGTACTGCACGGCTTCCTGACAGACATCAACGGCCAGACTTGG GACCCTCCCTTCATCATCAAGCAATATTCTGAGGAGACCCCAGCCTCTGTGGTGGAGATTATGTCTGAGATGGAGGCTCCAGATGGAGGGAAGCTTCCCAGGGAGTCCTCCTTACTACTCTCCCCAGAACGAGGCTCCGCTGGCGGGGAGGAGGAAAGGCTCCCCACCCTGGCCCTGGAGCTCAGCCAAGACTACGTGACCCTGGCCACAGATGACGTCATCCCCTGTCTCCGAGGGAACAAGCATGTGTATGATGGGGAGGTGGGGGCAGAGTCTCGAGGCCTGGGGGAAGATGAGGTTCTCCAGATGAGGTGTCACTGCTCCTCCAACTTCCCATCATCCTCCAGTACCACGGACATCCTCAACCGCTCCTACATGCTGCTGGCCGAACAGCCTATAGAGAGACTGGACTGTCAGGACAGCAGCAGGGCCTGCAAGCTCTATGCCAACCTGAAGGGAACAAACTCAGCTAATGCAAACACCTGA